The Branchiostoma floridae strain S238N-H82 chromosome 17, Bfl_VNyyK, whole genome shotgun sequence genome has a window encoding:
- the LOC118404447 gene encoding E3 ubiquitin-protein ligase TRIM71-like, protein MAMGIFEAVLDHRDHLRGIAINKGILVTEAEQGAVQVFRPDGSLVRTVRHPRAGGMTRPGDVTVDGEGNILVSDWYNNYVYVYDEFGKFLFQFGGKGSGEGQLKYPLGICTDSSGHILVADSGNKRVQIFTRQGEFVRTVSTGSEPACLAMGPEGQLVVSNGLSHTVTVFSGDDSTDEAKKDARERYDSRSDRRQDVFGINAPEQERQAAGIEGAPSGSIGDKEQGLVTFGGEETQPGEYWYPRGVVVSPSNEIFVTDHNNRRVQVHSTEGVYLRHFPTVVPGTGGNTIQPRDVCMDGNGTLWVVGEGGSADHVVQYSTDGTAMARFDLKKSHHFRGIAVNVRTSHVLITDADQGEVLVFRPDGSLVRTVRYSLAGEIKRPRYITVDGEGNILVSDYNSNSVYVYDESGKFPFQFGGLGSGEGQLNGPRGICTNRLGHIIVADSRNKRVQIFTRHGEYVRTDSTGFEPEYLAVGPEGQLVVTSRVDRTVTVFPNY, encoded by the coding sequence ATGGCAATGGGGATTTTTGAGGCTGTTTTAGACCACCGTGATCATCTTCGCGGCATTGCAATAAACAAAGGCATTCTCGTGACTGAAGCAGAGCAAGGTGCAGTTCAggtgttccgtccggacggctccctggtgcggacagtccggcatCCACGGGCTGGGGGGATGACACGCCCCGGGGACgtcactgtggacggggaagggaacattcttgtgtcggacTGGTACAATAACTATGTATACGTGTATGACGAGTTcgggaagttcctgttccagtttggagggaagggaagtggtgaaggtcagctgaagtATCCCCtcggcatctgtacagacagctcgGGCCACATCCTCGTAGCGGACTCTGGTAACAAGAgggttcagatcttcacacgtcaaGGCGAGTTTGTCCGTACCGTCAGTACTGGGTCAGAGCCAGCATGCTTGGCTATGGGgccggaagggcagctggttgtgTCCAATGGCTTAAGCCACACTGTAACTGTATTTTCCGGAGATGACTCGACTGACGAAGCTAAGAAAGATGCAAGGGAAAGGTATGACAGTCGGAGCGATAGAAGACAGGATGTTTTCGGTATAAACGCACCCGAGCAAGAGAGACAGGCAGCGGGGATAGAAGGAGCGCCATCTGGCTCTATTGGGGACAAGGAACAGGGTTTGGTCACTTTTGGTGGGGAAGAAACACAGCCTGGAGAGTACTGGTACCCTCGCGGTGTTgtggtgtcgcctagcaacgagatattcGTGACTGACCACAACAacaggcgagtccaagtccacagcacagagggggtttacctgcgccacttcccaacagttgtaccgggtacagGGGGTAATACGATACAGCCACGTGATGTctgtatggacggtaacggcacgctgtgggtagtgggAGAAGGTGGATCAGCTgaccatgttgtacagtacagcacggacgggaccgccatggcgCGGTTTGACTTGAAGAAGAGCCATCATTTCCGTGGCATCGCAGTGAACGTGCGCACTAGCCACGTCCTGATAACTGATGCAGACCAAGGTGAGGTTCTtgtgttccgtccggacggctccctggtgcggacagtccggTATTCACTGGCTGGTGAGATAAAACGCCCAAGGTACATTACTGTGgatggggaagggaacattcttgtgtcggacTACAACAGTAACTCTGTGTACGTGTATGACGAGTCCGGCAAATTTCCGTTCCAGTTCGGAGGTttgggaagtggtgaaggtcagctgaatgGTCCTCGAGGCATCTGTACAAACAGATTGGGGCATATTATCGTGGCGGACTCTAGGAATAAGAgggttcag